Proteins from a single region of Bombus pascuorum chromosome 5, iyBomPasc1.1, whole genome shotgun sequence:
- the LOC132907131 gene encoding uncharacterized protein LOC132907131 produces MNISMYYDLKNWSIFSLLESKFISNVRMAIVYGKAANETLIVTKDDMVYGIGNNTYGCLGTGDTHSTIHPKKIEALCGKGVKTIAYGKGPHVLALTEEGKVYSWGYNDYCELGNRSTNECLTPTLISSVLNDVFVVDIACGGHHSLALTSKGEIYAWGHNVSGQVGCGTILSTVQPIPKLLHIALNGKKVVHISCGDSSSVAVMDNGEVYSWGHNGVGQLGIGNCTSQVEPQKVTTFAKIVIEKVVCGYMHTLALSDEGVLYVWGANSYGQLGLNTDSNVWTPRKLQIPEMGRILDIATSHYHHISLAMCEGNRIFMWGQCLGQSIKVPILTPLKCLYDALAYYAFPPVMHQPLIFHNDEEANIANSLRNAFDDPTTSDLVIQVHGKPIHVHKAVLKIRCHYFRTMFQEHWVENSQSIIEHEQFSYDVYKTFLKYLYTNEVDLSQENALELLDLANVYSENQLKRHCIQMINRKITVTNVAYLYSISIQYSAKELEEYCFKFALNHMTAVVQTEDFAKLDESTMKTFIVRAAQAGIFKTYFLDSNHVSKIHMALVYGDLGNEALIITRDKIVYALGSNTSGCLGTGDACNTFYPKKVEALCGKDIKTFAYGKGPHVLALTEEGKVYSWGHNSHGELGNCSTNHMIPMPVTRNLNDEFIVDIACGSHHSLALTNEGKVYAWGENTSGQVGKSVNINENTPMKVNSTLASKTVICISCCQSSSMTVTDTGKVYGWGCNDVGQLGIGNYVNQVDPCKVTMLIGVVIEKIVCGYAHVLALSNKGALYVWGGNNYGQLGLGMKTNICSPVQLKQEVMGRVLDVATSHYNHISIAMAEGNRIFMWGECLGQSITLPVLTNLGSLHDVFARYASPSVMHQPLVLHNEEPDVSLIDCFREAFNDQTTSDLVIQVRKKFIYVHKAILVIRSQYFRTMFQETLTANNQSVIKQQKFSYDVYKAYLKYLYTDEIDLPLESILELLKLAVAYSENQLKNRCIQIIRRGITVENAAFCYSIAIDYNAKESEEYCFKFALNHMTAVVQTASFAKLDEYTMKTFIIKAANAGAFKT; encoded by the exons atgaatataagtATGTATTATGACTTGAAGAATTGGTCAATATTTAGTTTATTAGaatcaaaatttatatcgaatgtccgtatggctattgtatatg GTAAGGCAGCTAATGAAACCTTAATTGTAACAAAGGATGATATGGTGTATGGTATAGGAAACAATACCTATGGATGTCTTGGAACAGGTGATACTCATAGCACTATTCATCCAAAGAAAATTGAGGCATTATGTGGTAAAGGCGTAAAAACTATTGCATATGGCAAAGGTCCACATGTCTTGGCTCTCACTGAGGAAGGAAAG GTATATTCATGGGGTTATAATGATTATTGCGAATTAGGAAACAGATCTACCAACGAATGTCTAACTCCAACACTTATATCGTCAGTATTGAATGATGTATTTGTTGTTGATATAGCCTGTGGGGGTCATCATTCTCTTGCACTAACGAGTAAAGGAGag atatatgCATGGGGTCACAATGTATCTGGACAAGTAGGTTGTGGTACTATCCTTAGTACAGTTCAACCTATACCAAAATTGCTGCATATTGCATTAAATGGCAAGAAAGTTGTTCACATTAGTTGTGGAGACTCATCCAGCGTAGCGGTTATGGATAATGGAGAAGTTTATAGTTGGGGTCATAATGGTGTTGGTCAACTAGGAATTGGAAATTGTACTAGTCAAGTAGAGCCGCAAAAAGTAACGACATTTGCAAAAATAGTAATAG AAAAAGTAGTTTGCGGTTACATGCATACTTTAGCATTGAGTGATGAAGGTGTTCTTTATGTTTGGGGAGCTAACAGTTATGGGCAATTAGGTCTTAATACAGACTCAAATGTTTGGACACCAAGAAAG CTGCAAATACCCGAAATGGGAAGAATATTAGACATAGCAACTTCGCATTATCATCACATAAGTCTGGCTATGTGTGAAGGCAATCGGATATTTATGTGGGGTCAGTGTCTAGGTCAGAGTATTAAAGTTCCAATACTCACTCCACTAAAATGTTTGTATGATGCTCTTGCATATTATGCGTTTCCACCCGTCATGCATCAGCCACTTATTTTTCACAATGATGAAGAAGCAAATATAGCAAATAGTCTAAGAAATGCCTTTGATGATCca ACCACTAGCGATCTTGTAATTCAAGTACATGGAAAACCCATTCATGTACACAAAGCTGTTTTGAAGATACGCTGCCATTACTTCAGAACAATGTTTCAAGAGCATTGGGTAGAAAATAGCCaaag TATTATAGAGCATGAACAATTTTCCTATGACGTATACAAAACTTTCTTGAAATACTTATATACTAATGAAGTTGATTTATCACAAGAAAATGCAttag AACTTTTAGATTTAGCTAATGTTTATTCTGAAAATCAGTTAAAACGACATTGTATACAAATGATAAATAGAAAGATAACGGTTACAAATGTCGCTTATCTATACAGCATATCTATTCAATACAGTGCTAAG gaattagaagaatattgttttaaatttgcCTTAAACCACATGACTGCAGTAGTACAGACAGAGGATTTTGCGAAACTAGATGAGAGTACAATGAAAACTTTCATAGTTAGAGCTGCTCAAGCGGGTATTTTTAAAACTTA tttcttaGACTCGAATcatgtttcaaaaattcatatGGCACTTGTATATG GTGATTTAGGTAATGAAGCTTTAATTATAACAAGGGATAAAATAGTATATGCTCTAGGAAGTAACACTTCTGGGTGTCTTGGAACTGGGGATGCTTGTAATACTTTTTATCCGAAGAAAGTCGAAGCATTATGTGGTAAGGATATAAAAACTTTTGCATATGGTAAAGGTCCACACGTCTTGGCTCTTACTGAGGAAGGAAAG GTATATTCATGGGGACATAACAGTCACGGTGAACTAGGAAATTGTTCTACCAATCATATGATTCCAATGCCTGTAACAAGGAATTTAAATGATGAATTTATTGTCGATATAGCCTGCGGGAGTCATCACTCTCTTGCATTAACGAACGAAGGAAAG gTGTATGCATGGGGTGAAAATACATCTGGCCAAGTAGGTAAAAGTGTTAacataaatgaaaatacacCTATGAAAGTGAATTCCACATTAGCTAGCAAAACAGTCATTTGTATTAGCTGCTGTCAGTCATCGAGCATGACAGTTACAGATACTGGAAAAGTTTATGGTTGGGGTTGTAACGATGTTGGTCAATTAGGAATTGGAAATTATGTTAATCAAGTGGATCCCTGTAAAGTCACAATGCTTATTGGTGTTGTAATTG AAAAAATAGTTTGTGGTTATGCACATGTTTTGGCATTGAGTAACAAAGGAGCATTATATGTCTGGGGTGGAAATAATTATGGACAGTTAGGGCTTGGCATGAAGACGAATATCTGTAGTCCAGTACAG tTGAAACAAGAAGTGATGGGAAGAGTATTGGATGTAGCAACTTCACATTACAATCACATAAGCATAGCTATGGCAGAAGGTAATCGGATATTTATGTGGGGCGAGTGTTTGGGACAAAGTATCACACTTCCGGTACTCACTAATTTAGGATCCTTACATGACGTTTTCGCGCGTTATGCATCACCTAGCGTTATGCATCAACCACTTGTTCTTCATAACGAAGAACCAGACGTGAGTTTAATAGATTGTTTCAGAGAAGCATTTAACGATCAG ACTACGAGTGATCTCGTGATACAAGTacgaaaaaaatttatttacgtgCACAAAGCTATTTTAGTAATACGTTCTCAATACTTCCGAACGATGTTTCAAGAAACATTGACCGCAAATAATCAGAG TGttataaaacaacaaaaattttcttacgATGTATACAAAGCTTATTTGAAGTATTTGTACACTGACGAAATCGATTTACCTCTGGAAAGTATACTAG AACTTTTGAAACTAGCGGTTGCTTATTcggaaaatcaattaaaaaatcgcTGCATACAAATAATAAGAAGAGGAATTACAGTTGAAAACGCTGCTTTTTGCTACAGTATAGCCATTGACTACAATGCtaag GAATCGGAGGAATACTGTTTCAAATTTGCGCTAAATCACATGACTGCCGTAGTACAAACAGCGAGTTTTGCTAAATTAGATGAATATACGATGAAAACCTTCATAATTAAAGCTGCAAATGCTGGTGCTTTTAAAACAtag